A genomic region of Rhodococcus pyridinivorans contains the following coding sequences:
- a CDS encoding isochorismate synthase, producing the protein MDGFLLSRTERSVHATGTRRFFDDVHSATQALRSGKATIVVGALPFSRHRPVALAQPDDVEILDGPWQAPPDLSDLPPVRISAELPLPRVHVERVRRLVEQMSLGEMEKVVAARRVALEADAPLDPLALAARMIERHPDAATYALDLSAAGERYWGHTLVGATPELLVSRRGETVTCRPLAGTAARRADPDEDRRAGEDLLTSDKNLTEHGYVVDWIRTRLAPLCSDLDIPDKPELTATPDVWHLATPVTGTLRDPDTDALTLAHVLHPTPAVAGTPTEAALDVISRVEGDRRFYGGAVGWCDEQGDGDWFVAIRCAELSSDGRRAVAWAGGGIVADSDPLAELDETTAKLRTLLGALGV; encoded by the coding sequence ATGGACGGATTCCTGCTCTCGCGCACCGAACGCTCGGTGCACGCCACCGGCACCCGCCGGTTCTTCGACGACGTCCACTCCGCCACGCAGGCACTCCGCAGCGGTAAGGCGACGATCGTCGTCGGTGCACTGCCGTTCTCGCGGCACCGTCCGGTGGCCCTCGCGCAGCCCGACGACGTCGAGATCCTCGACGGCCCGTGGCAGGCCCCGCCCGACCTGTCGGACCTGCCGCCGGTGCGGATCTCCGCCGAACTGCCACTGCCCCGCGTGCACGTCGAGCGGGTGCGCCGGCTCGTGGAGCAGATGTCCCTCGGGGAGATGGAGAAGGTCGTCGCCGCCCGGCGGGTCGCCCTCGAGGCCGACGCACCGCTCGACCCGCTCGCTCTCGCGGCCCGCATGATCGAACGCCATCCCGACGCGGCGACGTACGCGCTGGATCTGAGCGCGGCGGGCGAACGCTATTGGGGTCACACGCTGGTCGGGGCGACGCCCGAACTGCTCGTGAGCCGCCGTGGCGAGACCGTCACGTGCCGTCCCCTCGCCGGGACCGCCGCGCGCCGGGCCGATCCGGACGAGGACCGCCGCGCCGGTGAGGATCTGCTGACCTCGGACAAGAACCTCACCGAGCACGGTTACGTCGTCGACTGGATCCGCACGCGACTGGCCCCGCTGTGCAGCGACCTCGACATCCCCGACAAGCCCGAGCTCACCGCGACACCCGATGTCTGGCATCTCGCCACGCCGGTCACCGGCACCCTCCGCGACCCCGACACCGACGCGCTCACCCTCGCCCACGTTCTGCACCCCACCCCGGCCGTGGCGGGCACCCCCACCGAGGCCGCGCTGGACGTCATCTCCCGGGTCGAGGGCGACCGGCGCTTCTACGGCGGCGCGGTGGGCTGGTGCGACGAACAAGGCGACGGCGACTGGTTCGTCGCCATCCGGTGCGCGGAGCTCAGTTCCGACGGCCGACGCGCCGTGGCCTGGGCAGGAGGCGGCATCGTGGCCGACTCCGACCCCCTCGCCGAACTCGACGAGACCACCGCGAAACTGCGCACACTGCTCGGCGCACTGGGCGTCTAG
- a CDS encoding universal stress protein — translation MGADLILIAYDGSENSKRAVQYAGRFLESCRAVVVTAWEPMVRQAARMSGLSGVMQPDWVPDENSEDVALSDARITNDEGLEMARSVGLHAEGRTVEVVNAVWSAIIEAADELDVDIIVTGTRGTTGLRSLLQSSVADHVLRHSHRPVLIVPPGR, via the coding sequence GTGGGCGCAGATCTGATCCTCATCGCCTACGACGGTTCCGAGAACTCGAAGCGTGCCGTGCAGTATGCGGGTCGTTTCCTCGAGTCGTGCCGTGCCGTCGTCGTCACCGCCTGGGAGCCGATGGTCCGGCAGGCCGCCCGCATGTCCGGCCTGTCCGGTGTCATGCAACCCGACTGGGTGCCCGACGAGAACAGCGAGGACGTCGCCCTGTCCGACGCGCGCATCACCAACGACGAGGGGCTCGAGATGGCCCGCTCGGTGGGTCTGCACGCCGAGGGCCGCACCGTCGAGGTCGTCAACGCGGTGTGGTCGGCGATCATCGAGGCCGCCGACGAGCTGGACGTCGACATCATCGTCACCGGCACCCGCGGCACCACCGGTCTGCGGTCCCTGTTGCAGTCGTCGGTGGCCGATCACGTGCTCCGGCACAGTCACCGGCCGGTCCTGATCGTGCCGCCGGGTCGCTGA
- a CDS encoding glycoside hydrolase family 3 N-terminal domain-containing protein, which yields MRIRHTVAAVLAVALTTAGCGSSDSGGDDPVETTSDTAPASSTTATATTTEATAAATSATCGDDLLARLTLRQKLAQLLNVGVTGAADAQAVVESEQIGGIFIGSWTDASMLTDRLVPQVAARSALPLMVTIDEEGGRVSRVGDLFGPDPSARVTAQTMTVDETYRMAFERGQELKSLGITVDFAPDVDVSSQPDDSVIGDRSFSDDPEVVTQYAGAYARGLIDAGIMPVLKHFPGHGSASGDSHTGAVTTPPIEQLQQSDLVPYRSLVSPEVGVMLGHLDVPGLTGGLPASISPAAVDLLRSGAYGGPAFGGVIFTDDLSGMRAITDTYGITEAVEAAMVAGVNQALWLTTDEVPAVLDHLEQVVAEGTLSPEWVDESVRTVTRAKGALDC from the coding sequence ATGCGGATCCGTCACACTGTCGCCGCCGTGCTCGCGGTCGCCCTCACCACCGCGGGATGCGGTTCGTCCGATTCGGGCGGCGACGACCCGGTCGAGACGACGTCCGACACCGCGCCCGCCTCGTCCACCACAGCGACCGCCACGACCACCGAGGCGACCGCGGCCGCGACGTCGGCGACCTGCGGCGACGATCTGCTCGCCCGGTTGACGCTGCGGCAGAAGCTCGCCCAGTTGCTCAACGTCGGGGTCACCGGAGCCGCCGACGCGCAGGCCGTCGTCGAATCCGAGCAGATCGGTGGCATCTTCATCGGCAGCTGGACCGACGCGTCGATGCTCACCGACCGTCTCGTGCCGCAGGTGGCCGCGCGGAGCGCATTGCCGCTCATGGTCACGATCGACGAGGAGGGCGGCCGCGTGTCGCGCGTGGGCGACCTGTTCGGGCCCGATCCGTCCGCGCGGGTGACGGCGCAGACGATGACGGTCGACGAGACCTACCGAATGGCGTTCGAACGTGGACAGGAACTGAAGTCGCTGGGCATCACGGTCGACTTCGCGCCGGACGTCGACGTGAGCAGCCAGCCCGACGACTCCGTCATCGGCGACCGCTCGTTCTCCGACGATCCCGAGGTCGTCACGCAGTACGCCGGCGCCTATGCGCGGGGACTGATCGACGCGGGCATCATGCCGGTGCTCAAGCACTTCCCGGGACACGGCTCGGCCTCCGGTGATTCGCACACCGGTGCCGTGACCACCCCACCGATCGAGCAACTGCAGCAGAGCGATCTTGTGCCGTACCGCAGCCTGGTCTCGCCCGAGGTGGGCGTCATGCTCGGCCACCTCGACGTGCCGGGTCTGACCGGCGGGCTGCCCGCGAGCATCAGCCCGGCAGCGGTGGACCTGCTCCGCTCGGGTGCCTACGGCGGCCCCGCCTTCGGTGGCGTGATCTTCACCGACGATCTGTCGGGGATGCGCGCGATCACCGACACCTACGGCATCACCGAGGCCGTCGAGGCCGCGATGGTGGCGGGCGTGAACCAGGCACTGTGGCTGACCACCGACGAGGTGCCCGCCGTGCTCGACCATCTCGAGCAGGTCGTCGCGGAGGGCACGCTCTCACCGGAATGGGTCGACGAGTCGGTACGGACCGTGACACGCGCGAAGGGCGCTCTGGACTGCTGA
- a CDS encoding TetR/AcrR family transcriptional regulator, with protein MAGGTKRLPRAVREQQMLDAAVEVFSEHGFHNTSMDAIAARASISKPMLYLYYGSKDELFAACIAREGQRFVEALTPAGDPTLAPREQLRVALESFLGFVDEHRPSWMVLYRQALSQQAFAPQVQGSRDRLIELTAHLLESSTRDPEPDTNFTIMAVALVGAGEAVADRIAGGEIDVQQAADLLENLAWRGLAGRKRSDQMH; from the coding sequence ATGGCGGGCGGAACCAAGCGACTGCCGCGTGCGGTCCGCGAGCAACAGATGCTGGACGCCGCCGTCGAAGTGTTCTCCGAGCACGGTTTCCACAACACATCCATGGACGCCATCGCGGCGCGGGCGTCGATCTCCAAGCCGATGCTCTACCTGTACTACGGGTCGAAGGACGAGTTGTTCGCGGCGTGTATCGCCCGCGAAGGGCAGCGGTTCGTCGAGGCACTCACACCGGCGGGCGACCCCACCCTCGCCCCGCGTGAACAACTGCGGGTCGCGCTCGAGTCGTTCCTCGGCTTCGTCGACGAGCACCGGCCGTCGTGGATGGTCCTCTATCGTCAGGCGCTGTCGCAGCAGGCCTTCGCGCCCCAGGTGCAGGGCAGCCGCGACCGGCTGATCGAACTCACCGCGCACTTGCTCGAATCGAGCACGCGCGATCCGGAACCCGACACGAACTTCACGATCATGGCCGTCGCGCTCGTCGGTGCCGGTGAGGCCGTCGCCGACCGCATCGCCGGCGGTGAGATCGATGTGCAGCAGGCAGCGGATCTGCTCGAGAACCTCGCATGGCGCGGTCTCGCGGGACGCAAGCGCTCCGATCAGATGCACTGA
- a CDS encoding MaoC/PaaZ C-terminal domain-containing protein, translated as MARIELPSLPSTFDIYSRAVLGALPVVGASGDSLPDDVLVLRSLKVDPDDLAEYTKVCGLRFGDSLPLTYPFILTFPLVMKLMVSKGFPFAAVGSVHAENVIEQFRPISVTEPLDIAVHAENMREHRKGLLVDLVSEVNVGRELVWRQTSTFLHQQRTSLSGQPKPEPKEEEIPPVPTSTLRVDQKVIDRYAAVSGDRNPIHVSTLGAKAFGFPKTIAHGMWSAAATLSAVEGRIPGKVTYAVRFGKPVLLPSSLSLYAQHVADGWDLALRHPKKQYPHLTATLR; from the coding sequence ATGGCACGGATCGAACTGCCCTCGCTGCCGTCGACCTTCGACATCTACAGCCGGGCCGTACTCGGGGCGCTGCCCGTGGTGGGCGCGTCGGGCGACAGTCTGCCCGACGACGTCCTGGTCCTGCGGTCGCTGAAGGTCGATCCCGACGATCTCGCCGAGTACACCAAGGTGTGCGGGTTGCGGTTCGGCGACAGCCTGCCGCTGACCTATCCGTTCATCCTCACGTTCCCGCTCGTGATGAAACTGATGGTGTCGAAGGGCTTTCCGTTCGCCGCCGTCGGTTCGGTGCACGCCGAGAACGTGATCGAGCAGTTCCGGCCGATCTCGGTCACCGAGCCGCTCGACATCGCGGTGCACGCGGAGAACATGCGCGAACACCGTAAGGGCCTGCTCGTCGATCTCGTCAGCGAGGTCAACGTCGGACGCGAGTTGGTGTGGCGGCAGACGTCGACCTTCCTGCACCAGCAGCGCACGTCGCTGTCGGGTCAGCCCAAGCCGGAGCCGAAGGAGGAGGAGATCCCCCCGGTCCCCACCTCCACACTGCGGGTCGACCAGAAGGTCATCGACCGCTATGCGGCGGTCTCCGGTGACCGCAACCCGATCCACGTGTCGACCCTGGGCGCCAAGGCCTTCGGATTCCCGAAGACCATCGCCCACGGCATGTGGAGCGCGGCGGCCACCCTCTCGGCCGTCGAGGGACGGATCCCCGGCAAGGTGACCTACGCGGTGCGATTCGGGAAGCCGGTCCTGCTGCCGTCGTCGCTGAGCCTGTACGCGCAGCACGTCGCCGACGGATGGGATCTCGCACTGCGGCATCCGAAGAAGCAGTACCCGCACCTGACCGCCACCCTGCGGTAG
- a CDS encoding 3-oxoacyl-ACP reductase — MAEAKGAPKLYAQLISSAPGAFLAKQFGLPQPEKLRRYQPGEPPLPGPVLLGGNGRLVEPIRNLLSDYTFAEPSDTKFGALVFDATGITDPAGLEQLFTFFQPTLRNLAPSGRVVVLGTTPEEAGSVDERIAQRALEGFTRSVGKELRRGATVQLVYVSPKAATGLSGVESTLRFLLSAKSAFVDAQVIRIGEGDATAPESWERPLAGKVAVVTGAARGIGATIAEVLARDGATVVAADVPAAGDALTQTANRVGGTAFALDVTAPDAGEKLAAHLLERHGGADIIVHNAGITRDKLLVNMDAARWNSVMGVNLIAPRKITDVLVEKGALKEGGRVIDVSSIAGIAGNRGQTNYGASKAGVIGLVQATSEALADKKITVNAVAPGFIETAMTAAIPVATREAGRLMSSLQQGGETVDVAETVAWFANPASSAVTGQVVRVCGQSMLGA; from the coding sequence GTGGCCGAAGCCAAGGGCGCACCCAAGCTCTACGCCCAGCTCATCTCGTCCGCACCCGGAGCGTTCCTCGCCAAGCAGTTCGGTCTGCCACAGCCCGAGAAGCTCCGGCGCTACCAGCCCGGCGAGCCCCCGCTCCCCGGCCCCGTCCTGCTCGGCGGCAACGGCCGCCTGGTCGAACCGATCCGCAACCTCCTGAGCGACTACACGTTCGCCGAGCCGTCCGACACGAAGTTCGGCGCACTCGTCTTCGACGCTACCGGCATCACCGACCCCGCGGGGCTCGAACAGCTCTTCACGTTCTTCCAGCCCACCTTGCGCAATCTCGCCCCGAGCGGCCGCGTCGTCGTCCTCGGCACCACGCCCGAGGAGGCCGGGTCGGTCGACGAGCGCATCGCCCAGCGCGCCCTCGAGGGCTTCACGCGCAGCGTCGGCAAGGAACTGCGTCGCGGTGCCACCGTGCAGCTCGTCTACGTCTCCCCGAAGGCCGCGACCGGCCTGTCCGGCGTGGAGTCGACGCTGCGCTTCCTGCTCTCGGCGAAGTCGGCCTTCGTCGACGCCCAGGTGATCCGCATCGGTGAGGGTGACGCCACGGCCCCCGAGTCCTGGGAGCGCCCGCTTGCCGGCAAGGTCGCGGTCGTCACCGGCGCGGCCCGCGGCATCGGCGCGACGATCGCCGAGGTCCTCGCCCGCGACGGCGCGACCGTCGTCGCTGCCGACGTCCCCGCTGCAGGCGACGCGCTGACCCAGACCGCCAACAGGGTCGGCGGCACCGCCTTCGCGCTCGACGTCACCGCCCCCGACGCCGGCGAGAAGCTAGCCGCTCACCTGCTCGAGCGTCACGGCGGCGCCGACATCATCGTCCACAACGCCGGCATCACCCGCGACAAGCTGCTCGTCAACATGGACGCCGCTCGCTGGAATTCCGTGATGGGCGTGAATCTGATCGCCCCGCGGAAGATCACCGACGTGCTCGTCGAGAAGGGCGCGCTGAAGGAGGGTGGCCGGGTCATCGACGTGTCGTCGATCGCCGGTATCGCCGGTAACCGCGGCCAGACCAATTACGGCGCCTCGAAGGCCGGTGTCATCGGCCTCGTCCAGGCGACCAGCGAGGCGCTCGCCGACAAGAAGATCACCGTCAACGCCGTCGCTCCGGGCTTCATCGAGACCGCCATGACGGCCGCGATCCCGGTCGCCACCCGCGAGGCCGGTCGTCTGATGAGCTCGCTGCAGCAGGGCGGTGAGACCGTCGACGTCGCCGAGACCGTCGCGTGGTTCGCGAACCCCGCGTCGAGCGCCGTGACCGGGCAGGTCGTGCGCGTGTGCGGCCAGTCCATGCTGGGGGCCTAG
- a CDS encoding acetyl-CoA C-acetyltransferase codes for MTTKARSTQQRRVAVLGGNRIPFARSDRKYARASNQDMFTATLDGLVGRFNLQGERLGAVVGGAVLKHARDFNLVRESVLGSALSPYTPAWDLQQACGTGLQSIIAVGDAIAAGRIEAGIGGGVDTTSDAPIAVNNQLREFLLSLNRARTTADRVKLLGNVRPSMLGIEIPRNGEPRTGLSMGEHAAITAKEFGVSREAQDELAVASHRNMAAAYDRGFFDDLVTPFLGLTRDDNLRPDSSVEKLSTLKPVFGTKLGDATMTAGNSTPLTDGASAALLASEEWAAERKLPVLAYLVDSETAAVDYIHGGDGLLMAPTYAIPRLLQRNGLTLQDFDFYEIHEAFASVVLATLQAFESEEYCKGKLGLDAPLGSIDRSKLNVNGSSLAAGHPFAATGGRIVASLAKMLHEKKQETGKPVRGLISICAAGGQGVTAILEA; via the coding sequence GTGACCACCAAAGCCCGTTCCACGCAGCAGCGCCGTGTCGCCGTTCTCGGAGGCAACCGGATCCCGTTCGCCCGGTCCGACCGCAAGTACGCCCGCGCGTCCAACCAGGACATGTTCACCGCCACCCTCGACGGTCTCGTCGGCCGCTTCAACCTGCAGGGTGAGCGCCTCGGTGCCGTCGTCGGCGGTGCGGTCCTCAAGCACGCCCGCGACTTCAACCTCGTCCGCGAGAGCGTGCTCGGCAGCGCGCTGAGCCCCTACACCCCGGCCTGGGATCTCCAGCAGGCCTGCGGCACCGGCCTGCAGTCGATCATCGCGGTCGGCGACGCCATCGCCGCCGGACGGATCGAGGCGGGTATCGGCGGCGGCGTCGACACCACCTCCGACGCCCCGATCGCCGTGAACAACCAGCTCCGCGAGTTCCTGCTCTCCCTGAACCGGGCCCGCACCACGGCCGACCGGGTCAAGCTGCTCGGCAACGTCCGCCCGTCGATGCTCGGCATCGAGATCCCGCGCAACGGCGAGCCGCGCACCGGCCTGTCGATGGGTGAGCACGCCGCGATCACCGCCAAGGAATTCGGTGTCTCCCGCGAGGCGCAGGACGAACTGGCCGTGGCGAGCCACCGCAACATGGCCGCCGCCTACGACCGGGGCTTCTTCGACGACCTCGTCACCCCGTTCCTCGGGCTGACCCGCGACGACAACCTGCGTCCCGACTCGTCGGTCGAGAAGCTGTCGACGCTGAAGCCGGTCTTCGGCACCAAGCTGGGCGACGCCACCATGACCGCCGGTAACTCGACGCCGCTCACCGACGGCGCGTCGGCCGCGTTGCTGGCGAGCGAGGAGTGGGCCGCCGAGCGTAAGCTCCCCGTGCTCGCCTACCTCGTCGACTCCGAGACCGCCGCGGTCGACTACATCCACGGTGGCGACGGGCTGCTCATGGCACCCACCTACGCCATCCCGCGCCTGCTGCAGCGCAACGGCCTGACCCTGCAGGATTTCGACTTCTACGAGATCCACGAGGCGTTCGCTTCCGTGGTGCTCGCCACCCTCCAGGCGTTCGAATCGGAGGAGTACTGCAAGGGCAAGCTGGGCCTCGACGCCCCGCTCGGCTCGATCGACCGCAGCAAGCTCAACGTCAACGGCTCGTCGCTCGCGGCCGGCCACCCGTTCGCCGCGACCGGCGGCCGGATCGTGGCCTCGCTGGCCAAGATGCTGCACGAGAAGAAGCAGGAGACCGGCAAGCCCGTCCGCGGCCTGATCTCCATCTGCGCCGCAGGTGGACAGGGCGTGACGGCGATTCTCGAGGCCTGA